A part of Candidatus Aminicenantes bacterium genomic DNA contains:
- a CDS encoding winged helix DNA-binding domain-containing protein — protein sequence MKSFDIARLRLASQQIAGTRLKTAEDIVGRLGAIQAQDLPMALWAIGVRLPHATVGTIEAAVSRGAIIRTHLLRPTWHFAAAADIRWMLALTAPQILGAMKARHNQLGLAPAVLTKSFAVLEKALRGGIHLTREDLIAALGRAKIATADGRASHLFLCAEAAGLICSGAMKNGKATFALLEEWVPRTEALPKEEALARLAVRYFKGHGPATFQDFIWWSGLPVGQARQALESVKRNLRSETVASATSWFSGGLSVSPSAPDSAYLLPAFDEFLIGYKDRRASLPHESRHKAVSSNGIFRPIVVVNGRIVGTWKKAAAAATATLDFFERPDSDIRALIDKAAARYGRFIARKNSDSPI from the coding sequence ATGAAATCCTTCGATATCGCCCGCCTTCGGCTCGCCAGCCAGCAGATCGCCGGGACGAGGCTGAAAACCGCGGAAGACATCGTCGGCCGGTTGGGCGCCATACAAGCCCAGGACTTGCCCATGGCGCTTTGGGCCATCGGCGTCCGTCTCCCCCATGCCACGGTCGGGACCATCGAGGCCGCGGTCAGCCGCGGGGCGATCATCCGCACCCATCTGCTCCGGCCGACCTGGCATTTCGCCGCGGCCGCGGACATCCGCTGGATGCTCGCGCTTACGGCGCCGCAGATTCTGGGGGCCATGAAAGCCCGGCACAATCAATTGGGGCTGGCGCCCGCGGTCCTGACGAAGAGCTTCGCCGTACTGGAGAAGGCGCTTCGCGGCGGCATCCACCTGACCCGCGAGGACCTGATCGCCGCGCTGGGAAGGGCGAAGATCGCCACCGCGGACGGCCGCGCCTCCCATCTCTTTCTTTGCGCGGAGGCCGCGGGCCTCATCTGCAGCGGGGCAATGAAGAACGGAAAAGCGACGTTCGCCTTGCTCGAGGAATGGGTACCTCGAACCGAAGCTTTGCCAAAGGAAGAAGCCTTGGCTAGGCTGGCTGTCCGATATTTTAAGGGTCACGGCCCCGCCACCTTTCAGGATTTCATCTGGTGGTCGGGCCTTCCCGTCGGCCAGGCGCGGCAAGCCTTGGAGTCCGTAAAACGGAATCTTCGCTCAGAGACCGTCGCCTCCGCGACTAGCTGGTTTTCCGGCGGTTTGTCGGTCTCCCCCTCCGCTCCGGATTCGGCTTATCTACTGCCTGCTTTCGATGAATTCCTCATCGGCTACAAGGACCGCCGGGCTTCCCTGCCCCATGAAAGCCGGCATAAGGCCGTCTCCAGCAACGGCATCTTCCGCCCCATCGTGGTCGTGAATGGCCGCATCGTCGGGACGTGGAAAAAAGCGGCCGCAGCCGCCACGGCGACTTTGGATTTCTTCGAGCGGCCGGATAGCGACATTCGGGCGTTGATCGATAAAGCGGCCGCGCGGTACGGCCGCTTCATCGCCCGTAAGAATTCCGACTCGCCTATTTAG